Within Sorangiineae bacterium MSr11367, the genomic segment CCGTGACTCCGGCTGTGCCCGCTGCAGCCGCAGGCGCGGTGGGCGCGACGCCGGCCGCCGCGGAAACGGCTGAGCCTGAATCCACGGAGGCACCGGCCACGAGCAACGGTTCAGGCCGTCGTGATCCGCCCTCCACGCGCCCCTTGCGGTCCCCGCGCCCTGCAAAAAAGGACGTGGCGAGGACGCCAGGGTTCTGAAGGATCTAGCCGACAAGGCTGTGTCGATGTAGCTTTCGCGTCTCTTTCGGGCATCGTCTAATGGCAGGACAGCGGATTTTGGATCCGCTTATCAAGGTTCGAATCCTTGTGCCCGAGCCTCTTGTTTCGGTGTGAAAACGCCGAAACCACCGCTTGGTCTTCGTCGTTCCTGTACTGCGCAAAGCCTTCGTACAGAAACGAGCGAATCCCTGCCGCTGTGATGGCTCGCTCGAGCTTCCGCGAGCAGGTCGAGACGTTGGTTCCACGCTATCGGCGTGGGGACGTCGAGGACTAGGATCGCTCATTTGGTTTGCCGACGGACGTCGCCCATTGGCGTGGCGCGGTGGGATGGGTTGTCGGCGCGGGGAAAGGGAGGGCGATGATGGACAAGCAAACGAGCATCGGCGTCAACGAAAGTGGGGGCGCGGCGGCTTGGCCTTGGAGCAAGCCAACGGTCGTGGGGGTCGGCCCGAACTGTGGCCCGTCGGCAGGTGGCATCTCGGTGACGATTCTCGGCAAGGGGTTCACCAACGCCACGGCCGTCGCGTTCGGAAGTGTGCAAGCGCAGAACTTCACCGTTGATTCGGATACGGAAATTACCGCCACTTCGCCGGCCTACACGGCAGGAGGCACCGTCGACGTCACCGTCACGACCTCGAAAGGAACGTCGCCCGTCAACCCGCCGGCGGACCAGTTCACGTTCCTCACCTCCACGAACATGACGCAAGTCATGATGACCCTCGCGGCCTTGGCCCCCACCGGTGCGACCGAGCGCCCATCGGGGGAGAGCGTCGAGCAGCAACAGGCGCGCATCCTCGCGGGCATCAATGCGCAGCTCGCGAATGCCAACCTCGCCACGGGCAACGGTTGGCGCGCGATCTGGGTGGGACTCACGCAAGACCGCGCGAACCTCGTCTACATCGCCGAGAACATGCCCACGGTGGCAGGGGCGGCGACCTACGCTGTCTGCTTCCGAGGGACGATGGGCGGATCCCCCATCGACAGTGCCGAAGACATGGACGTGGGAACGCTCCTCCCTTTCGGTCCTTTTGCTTCGGGGGGTTCATTGGGGAACATCTCCCAGGGCGCGATGCAGGCCTTCACGGAGATCATCATGAACACGGGGCTCGTCGCCGCACTGACGGGGCTCGTCACCGCGCAAAGCACGGGGCCAACCATCTATGTGACGGGGCACAGCCTCGGAGGTGCCTTGGCAACGACGGTAAGCCTGTACCTCGCCGCCCAGACGTGGACGCCGACGCCGACCCTTCAGGTATTCACCTTCGCGGCCCCCACGGCCGGCGATGCGAATTTCGCCAATAGCTTCAACACCCAATTTCCGCAGGCGATGTGTGAGTGGAATCAATACGACCTGGTTCCCAACGCTTGGCAGAACCTCGTCAATGGAGAATCGCAAAACCCGCCCACGCCGGAAAGTGTGGAGTTCTTCTATCCGGGAATGAACGACCGACTTTTGAGCGCAGAAATCAAAAAGATCGTCCAAAATATCGCGAGCAAAGCTCCGGCGATCAACCCCTATACGCAGCCGACCCAGCAGCCGGCGCTCAATGCATACTTCGCATATTTCAATCCCAATCCCGCCGATATCGGCACCTTGGACGATTGGCTGACCGAAGTTGCGTATCAGCATGCGAACAACACCTATCTGACTTTGCTGGGAGCACCTCCGCTTCCGACCGTCGCGCCAAGCATCGCATCGATCTCGCCCAGCAGCGGGCCAGCTCTCGGTGGCACCGCGATCACCATCACGCCGGTCGGTGGCTCCTTCAGCGCCGATAGCCAAGTCGACTTTGGCGTCGTGCCGGCAGTGCGTGTCGAAGTCAACTCCAACGGCACCATCACCGCCACGTCACCTCCCGGCGTCGGCGTCGTCGACGTGACGGTGACCAACATGTTCGGGACCTCCGCGCGGGTTGTTGCCGACCAGTTTACCTTTACACCCTAGGCTACCCGCGCCAACGTCGTGGGGCCGTCCTAGATTGGCCCCGCGACGGGCGTCGATGGCGAGATCGCGCCGAGATCCAGATCGTTCACGCGGTCGAAAATGAACACGGCGCCGAGGGCCTCGAGCTCGTGGCGGAGGGTCGCGCCGGTTAGGACGGCGGCGAAGGAGGTGCCGGCGCGGCGGGCGGCTTCGACGTCCATGACGGCATCTCCGACGTAGAGGCACTCGTGGGCTTGAACCTCGAGGACTTCGAGGGCGCGGTGGATGCCCTCCGGATCGGGCTTCGTTCGGGTGACATCGTCGCCGCCGATGATCACGCCGAACAACGACAAGAGATCCTCCTTTTCGAGGATCTTGCGAAGCGTGGGGCTGATCTTGGTCGAGACGATGCCGAGACGAAGGCCTCGTGCGGCCAAGGCGTGCAACGTTTCGCGGACCCCGGGGAAGAGCTCCGTGAGGCCCACCATCACGTACCTTGCTCGTTCGAGGTAGAGCTCTTTGAATCGGATGCGCGCCTGCTCGTCGTCGATGCCACTCAGGCGCGAGAAGGTGTCGGGCAACGACAGGCCGATGGTCCTGCAAATCGCATCGTCCGAAGCGAGCGGAATGCCCATGACGGTGAGCGCGTGCGTGACGCACGCAATGATTCCAGGGGACGAATCCGCCAACGTGTAGTCGAAGTCGAACAAAACGGCCTTCATCGGTGCATCGTGAGCATGGGGCGCCGGCCGAAACTTGGCAACCGCCCCATGACCTTGGCCGATGACAGGACGATGAGCACCCTCATTCGAGAGCGACGCGGGCCGATCGATCGCGCGCTCGTGCTTTTGGCGGCGTTGGGTGTCGTGTACGTCGCGCGGCAGGTGGTGACCCCGCGCTGGCGCGTGTGCATCGACCCGTGGGTCCATTCGCTCCCGAGGGACGCGCGGACGGTCGCGGGACACGTCTTGGTGTGGACATTTCCCATGGCCATTTTTAGCGGCATCACGCTAGCGTTCTTGATTCGTTCCCGGCGGTTCGAACCGCTGTCGCTCACCCGCGACCTTCGACGTGCGGTGACCGATGCCCTTTGGGCAACGCTCATCGGGGTGGTGGCAGTGGTGGCGGTGGCAAAGGGCATGGGCCTTCCGTTCGGGTTCAGGATCCGCGGCTGGGTGCTCGCAGCCAATGTCGTCTCCAATGGGTACGAGGAACTCGTCGAGCGTGGCCTCATTTTCACGGCCGCGTGGTACGCACTTGGATCACGCCTGGCCGCGGCACTCTTCTCCGGGCTGGTCTTCGCACTCGGTCACGAGCAGTATCCTCTGCCGCTGCGCGCGGTCGTGGCGTTCGGCGGCTTCATCTGGTCGTGGATTTATGCGCGAACGGGGAATTTCCTGGCCCCTTGGCTTTCGCACCAGCTGGCCGACATGGTGCTCGACGTGATCCTCCTCACTTGATTGCCGTAAACACGTTCGTCGAAAATGGCCACCATGAACCATCCGCCCGAGATAAAACGTTCGCTTTGTTTGCA encodes:
- a CDS encoding IPT/TIG domain-containing protein, with amino-acid sequence MMDKQTSIGVNESGGAAAWPWSKPTVVGVGPNCGPSAGGISVTILGKGFTNATAVAFGSVQAQNFTVDSDTEITATSPAYTAGGTVDVTVTTSKGTSPVNPPADQFTFLTSTNMTQVMMTLAALAPTGATERPSGESVEQQQARILAGINAQLANANLATGNGWRAIWVGLTQDRANLVYIAENMPTVAGAATYAVCFRGTMGGSPIDSAEDMDVGTLLPFGPFASGGSLGNISQGAMQAFTEIIMNTGLVAALTGLVTAQSTGPTIYVTGHSLGGALATTVSLYLAAQTWTPTPTLQVFTFAAPTAGDANFANSFNTQFPQAMCEWNQYDLVPNAWQNLVNGESQNPPTPESVEFFYPGMNDRLLSAEIKKIVQNIASKAPAINPYTQPTQQPALNAYFAYFNPNPADIGTLDDWLTEVAYQHANNTYLTLLGAPPLPTVAPSIASISPSSGPALGGTAITITPVGGSFSADSQVDFGVVPAVRVEVNSNGTITATSPPGVGVVDVTVTNMFGTSARVVADQFTFTP
- a CDS encoding HAD-IA family hydrolase — its product is MKAVLFDFDYTLADSSPGIIACVTHALTVMGIPLASDDAICRTIGLSLPDTFSRLSGIDDEQARIRFKELYLERARYVMVGLTELFPGVRETLHALAARGLRLGIVSTKISPTLRKILEKEDLLSLFGVIIGGDDVTRTKPDPEGIHRALEVLEVQAHECLYVGDAVMDVEAARRAGTSFAAVLTGATLRHELEALGAVFIFDRVNDLDLGAISPSTPVAGPI
- a CDS encoding CPBP family intramembrane metalloprotease translates to MTLADDRTMSTLIRERRGPIDRALVLLAALGVVYVARQVVTPRWRVCIDPWVHSLPRDARTVAGHVLVWTFPMAIFSGITLAFLIRSRRFEPLSLTRDLRRAVTDALWATLIGVVAVVAVAKGMGLPFGFRIRGWVLAANVVSNGYEELVERGLIFTAAWYALGSRLAAALFSGLVFALGHEQYPLPLRAVVAFGGFIWSWIYARTGNFLAPWLSHQLADMVLDVILLT